One genomic region from Haloterrigena gelatinilytica encodes:
- a CDS encoding L-lactate MFS transporter translates to MSGADTEKNRWLIALSAVAIHLSIGSIYAYSVYQNPLQELHGWSISDVTFAFTVAIFVLGISAAFLGKYVEKYGPRLSGLTAAVLFGGGTILAGVAIQAGSYVGFLATYGVLGGAGLGLGYISPVSTLVEWFPDRRGMATGMAVMGFGAGALITGPVAQELMTSLSIPMNFYVLGTGYFLAMALGANYLAKPPANWVPEGMDPDELENTNSKGVTVSSDLAQLTANEAIKTKRFWLVWTALFINISAGIMLLSVASNMTQEITGASAALAASIVGVIGVFNGAGRIGWASVSDYLGRTTTYAGFFAIQIVAFALMPNISNVWIFAAFMFAIVTCYGGGFACLPAYLGDLFGTKELGAIHGYSLTAWALAGVAGPTLVSKIVEQTGSYSLSFYIVAATLLVGLGCMALLRFDIESIKAEQTEGSAAQPSMD, encoded by the coding sequence ATGTCAGGGGCAGACACAGAGAAGAATCGATGGTTGATAGCGCTCTCCGCCGTCGCGATCCACCTGTCGATCGGTTCGATATACGCGTACAGTGTCTATCAGAATCCGCTCCAGGAACTCCACGGGTGGAGCATCTCCGACGTCACCTTCGCTTTCACCGTCGCCATCTTCGTCCTCGGTATCTCGGCGGCGTTCCTCGGCAAGTACGTCGAGAAGTACGGCCCGCGGCTATCCGGACTCACCGCGGCGGTGTTGTTCGGCGGCGGGACGATCCTCGCCGGCGTCGCGATTCAGGCCGGGAGTTACGTCGGCTTCCTCGCGACTTACGGCGTCCTCGGCGGTGCCGGCCTCGGTCTCGGCTACATCTCCCCCGTCTCGACGCTCGTCGAGTGGTTCCCGGATCGCCGCGGCATGGCGACCGGGATGGCGGTCATGGGCTTCGGTGCCGGCGCGCTCATCACCGGGCCGGTCGCACAGGAGCTGATGACGTCCCTTTCCATCCCGATGAACTTCTACGTCCTCGGGACGGGCTACTTCCTCGCGATGGCCCTCGGTGCGAACTACCTCGCCAAACCGCCCGCTAACTGGGTCCCCGAAGGGATGGATCCCGACGAACTCGAGAACACCAACAGCAAGGGCGTCACCGTCTCGAGCGATCTGGCACAGCTCACGGCCAACGAAGCGATCAAGACCAAGCGGTTCTGGCTCGTCTGGACGGCGCTGTTCATCAACATCTCCGCCGGGATCATGCTCCTGTCGGTCGCCTCGAACATGACCCAGGAGATCACCGGCGCGTCGGCCGCGCTGGCCGCCTCCATCGTCGGCGTCATCGGCGTGTTCAACGGTGCCGGCCGCATCGGCTGGGCGAGCGTCTCGGACTACCTCGGTCGGACGACGACCTACGCGGGGTTCTTCGCCATTCAGATCGTGGCGTTCGCGCTGATGCCGAACATCTCCAACGTCTGGATATTCGCCGCGTTCATGTTCGCCATCGTCACCTGCTACGGCGGCGGCTTCGCCTGCCTCCCCGCGTATCTGGGCGACCTGTTCGGAACGAAGGAACTCGGCGCGATTCACGGCTACTCGCTCACCGCGTGGGCGCTCGCCGGCGTCGCCGGACCGACGCTCGTCTCCAAGATCGTCGAGCAGACCGGGAGCTACTCGCTGTCGTTCTATATCGTCGCCGCCACGCTCCTCGTCGGCCTCGGCTGCATGGCGCTCCTGCGTTTCGACATCGAGAGCATCAAAGCGGAACAAACGGAGGGAAGCGCCGCACAGCCGTCGATGGACTGA
- a CDS encoding NADH-ubiquinone oxidoreductase-F iron-sulfur binding region domain-containing protein, translating to MTDTRAVERSTVLRVAADPTADREIAYETARSTADAVPVVRTGPTGIDAVEPLVLATVDGRTAFHPDPDRSTVADVVAALEDGDLLSAEATAVVEHDPETGSLPAPERGPLSVGRRDVLGPCGWVNPLVPEDYDLVSTERDAGDVGGAGLLGRGRGDATANEDVGETWATVRETDGDPIVVVNANDADDRQRVDRTLLAAAPIAVLDGIASIAEHVGAEDAVLFVDETDTDLHRHLTAAIDAAADALPVVPQLVAGPDEYRAGAPTAALEALEGNDRIEPRRQPPSPAVHGLYGRPTAIHSVRTVLQVRRLLTDETDGASTADETGRDPGTRLFTVTGDVASPATVELGPEDALETVREAVDLEGSFKMACVGGVLGGLTESLDVPATADALTAADLGTEGAIELLNDQRCAVATAGERARFAAAENSGRCVPGREGTKQLTELLRDVYDGSLESDAIRELGRVMSRTSNCRIGARAPRPVLTAMDAFEPEFRAHTDGRCPSGTCTENL from the coding sequence ATGACTGATACGCGCGCGGTCGAGCGATCGACGGTCCTCCGGGTCGCAGCCGACCCGACCGCCGACCGCGAGATCGCGTACGAGACGGCCCGTAGTACAGCCGACGCCGTTCCGGTCGTCCGGACCGGACCGACCGGAATCGACGCGGTCGAGCCGCTGGTGCTCGCCACCGTCGACGGCCGGACGGCGTTCCACCCCGATCCGGACCGATCGACGGTCGCGGACGTCGTCGCCGCCCTCGAGGACGGCGACCTCCTCTCAGCGGAAGCCACCGCGGTCGTCGAACACGACCCGGAAACGGGGTCACTTCCCGCCCCCGAGCGCGGCCCGCTGTCCGTCGGCCGCCGCGACGTCCTCGGCCCGTGCGGGTGGGTGAATCCGCTGGTCCCCGAGGACTACGACCTCGTCTCGACCGAACGGGACGCGGGGGACGTCGGTGGCGCCGGACTGCTCGGCCGCGGTCGCGGAGACGCGACCGCGAACGAGGACGTCGGCGAGACGTGGGCGACGGTCCGCGAAACCGACGGCGACCCGATCGTCGTCGTCAACGCCAACGACGCCGACGACCGCCAGCGCGTCGACCGGACGCTGCTCGCGGCCGCGCCGATCGCCGTCCTCGACGGGATCGCGTCGATCGCCGAACACGTCGGCGCCGAGGACGCGGTGCTGTTCGTCGACGAGACCGACACCGACCTCCACCGCCACCTGACGGCGGCCATCGACGCCGCCGCCGACGCGCTTCCCGTCGTCCCGCAACTGGTCGCCGGTCCGGACGAGTACCGCGCCGGCGCGCCGACCGCGGCGCTCGAGGCCCTCGAGGGCAACGACCGAATCGAGCCGCGGCGACAGCCGCCGTCGCCGGCGGTCCACGGGTTGTACGGCCGCCCGACGGCGATCCACTCCGTCCGGACGGTACTGCAGGTGCGGCGACTGCTGACGGACGAGACGGACGGCGCGTCCACCGCCGACGAGACCGGCCGCGACCCCGGGACCCGCCTGTTCACCGTCACCGGCGACGTGGCGTCGCCGGCGACCGTCGAACTCGGACCCGAGGACGCCCTCGAGACGGTCCGCGAGGCCGTCGATCTCGAGGGCTCGTTCAAGATGGCCTGCGTCGGCGGCGTCCTCGGTGGACTCACCGAGTCGCTGGACGTGCCCGCGACGGCCGACGCGCTGACCGCGGCCGACCTCGGGACGGAGGGCGCGATCGAACTGCTGAACGACCAGCGGTGTGCGGTCGCGACCGCCGGCGAGCGGGCGCGGTTCGCCGCCGCCGAGAACAGCGGCCGGTGTGTCCCCGGCCGCGAGGGAACGAAACAGCTGACGGAACTCCTGCGGGACGTCTACGACGGCTCGCTCGAGAGCGACGCGATCCGCGAGCTCGGACGCGTCATGTCGCGGACGAGCAACTGCCGGATCGGCGCGCGCGCGCCGCGGCCGGTGCTCACGGCGATGGACGCGTTCGAACCGGAGTTCCGCGCGCACACCGACGGCCGCTGTCCGAGCGGCACCTGTACCGAGAACCTATGA